The following nucleotide sequence is from Candidatus Margulisiibacteriota bacterium.
GATATTATCGTAATGTAAGGGGAAAAACTTGCGGGGTTTATTCGTGTATTCGAGTTAAAGGATCTCTTCCAGTTGCAGCTTCCCATCATAGAGCGCTTTGCCGACAATGCACCCTTCGGCGCCGACCGCCTTGAGCTTTTCAACGTCTTCTTTGGTTGAGACGCCGCCCGAGGCGATGACCGGGACCTTGACCCCGTCCATGAACTTCTTGATCGAGTCAATGTTGGGCCCCTCGAGCATTCCGTCCCGGCTGATGTCGGTAAAGACAAACCGCTTGACCCCCAGGCCGATCGCTTCTTTGGCCAGGGTGAGGGTGTCTTTTTTGCTGACGTACATCCACCCTTCGGCGGCGGCAAAGTTCCCCTTGGCGTCAATGGCGACGGCGATCTTGTCGCCGAACTTTTCGCAGACGTTCCCCAGCAGGTTGGGGTTCTTGATCGCGGTGGTCCCCAGAATAACGCGGTCGGCCCCAAATTTGAGCAGGTCAGAGATCAGGTTGAAATTGCGGACCCCGCCGCCGATCTGGATAGGAACGGCAACCTCTTTGATGATCGCTTTAATAATGTCAATGTTGGCCGCGATGCCGGTCTTGGCCCCGTCCAGGTCGACGACATGGAGTCGTTTGGCCCCGGCCGCGACCCAGCGGGCGGCGACTTCTAACGGTTCGGCCGAATAAATGGTCTCGGAACCGTAATTTCCTTGTTTGAGCCTGACGCACTTCCCCTGGAGCAGGTCGATCGCTGGTATTACTTCAAACTTCACTTGCACAAACCTCCAAAATTTTTCAAAATGACCAGGCCGATCTCGCCGCTTTTCTCGGGATGGAATTGGATGCCGAACAGGTTATCCTTCCAAACTGATGAGGCAAAATCGTAGCCGTAATCGGTCGTTGTGGAAATAATTATATCATCTTTTGGTTTTACGTGGTAGGTGTGAGCAAAATAGACCATGCTTCCATCGTCGATCCCGGCCATGATGGGGGAGCGCCTCTTGACGAGAAGCCGGTTCCACCCCATGTGCGGGACGCTTAATTCAGGGTGCTTGGACAGGTCAAAACGGACCGCTTTCCCTTTTAAAATTCCCATCCCGCCAAGTTTTCCCTCCTCTGAAGATTCAAAGAGGTGCTGCATCCCGAGGCAGATCCCCAAAAAGGGTTTGCCGGAAATGATCGCTTCTTCAATGACGCTTTCCAGGCCAAGGGAGCGGAGTTGGGCGATCGCCGGATCAAAAGAACCGACCCCGGGGAGGATAATTCCTTTGGATCCGCGTATGGCAGACTTGTCGCTGGTGATCTCGCTGTTAAAACCGAGCTTTTGGAGCGCCTTTTCGACGCTCCGCAGATTCCCTGCTCCGTAGTCGATAATTGCTATAGACACAGGGCTGCGGCTCCCAGGATGCCGGCGTTGGTGCCGAGCTTCGCCCTGACGATCTTGACCGATTTTGCCGGCAGATAGAGGGCATATTTTTTGAATTCTTTGCGGACCGGGTTCAAGAGCAGCTCCCGCATTTTGGAAACTCCGCCTCCCAGGATGACCAGCTCTGGATTAAAAATATTGACCAGGTTGGAGATCCCTATCGCCAGGTAGTGTGCGGTTTCGTTGATCACCGCTAGCGCTTTTTTGTCCCCCTGGCGGGCGGCGAGCTCTACAGAGGCCCCGTCCATACCGGCCCGTTTTCTAACAGCGGTACCGGAGGCCATTGCTTCAAAACAGCCGACATTGCCGCAGCCGCAGGTAAAGCCCTGGGAGTCGATGATCATGTGGCCGAATTCGCCAGCCGAACCGTTGGCCCCGCGGTAGAGCTGGCCGTTAATGATGATCCCGCCGCCGATCCCGGTGGAGACGGTTATGTAAATAAAGTGGCGGCGGCCGACCCCCGCGCCAAACCTGGCCTCGGCCAGGGCGGCGCAGTTGGCGTCATTGTCGATAAAAACCGGTCGGGAAAATTCTTTTTCCAGGATCTTTTTCAAATTGACCCGTTTCCAGCCGGGGAGGTTGGGGGGGCCGATCACGATCCCTTTTTCATAAAGGATCGGGCCCGGAACGCCCAGTCCGATCGCTTTGACCGGTTCGGGGCTGGTCTGGATCAGGTGCCGGATCGCTTTATTGATCGCGCCAAGGACGTGGGTCTTCCCTTTGCTTGCTTCGGTCGGGATGTTGACATCCGTAACGATTTTGCCGGTCGCCGAAACCAGCGCGGCCGCTATTTTTGTCCCACCAAGATCGACTCCAATGAACATGGCCCAAGTATAACTATTTTTTTTCTCATTCGCAACTTGACAAAAAAAATCTGACCATGCTAAGATGTTAGCACTCAATCAAAGAGAGTGCTAACAACAGGAGGTGAGTTCAGGCATGGTAAAAGCAAAGTTGACCCCGATCGGCGACAAAATAGTCGTGAAACAGGCTCCGGAAGAGGTTAAGACCAAATCCGGGATCGTTCTTCCGGATACCGCTAAAGAAAAGCCGTCCGAAGGGACAGTGGTGGCGGTGGGGAGCGGACGATATGAGAATGGCCAGAAGGTCGCGCCCGAAGTTAAGGTTGGCGATAAAGTTATTTACAGCAAATACGGCGGGACCGAAGTCAAAATTAATGAAGAAGAATACATTATATTGTCCGAAAGGGATATTCTAGCGATCAAAGCATAAAGGAGGTGACCTTAAATGGGAGCAAAAGAGATACTGTTTGGAGATGAAGCATGGAAGAAGCTGGAAAGAGGAGTGGCGAAAGTTGCCAACGTGGTCAAAGTGACCCTGGGTCCCCGCGGCCGAAACGTTGTTTTGGAGAAAAAATGGGGTTCACCCACTATCACCAATGACGGCGTGACCATTGCCAAGGAAATTGACCTGGAAGATCCGTTCGAGAATATGGGGGCGCAGTTGCTGCGCGAGGTCGCCAGCAAGACCAACGATATCGCGGGAGACGGGACGACCACCGCGACCGTTCTGGGCCACATTATTTTTAAGGAAGGGTTAAAGAACGTCGTTTCCGGCGCCAACCCGATGTCGATCAAGCGCGGGATCCAGATGGCGGTTGACATGGCGATCGAAGACCTGAAAGAGATCAAAAAGTCGGTCAATTCAAAAGAATCGATCGCCCAGGTCGCTACGATCTCGGCCAACAACGACCCGGAGATCGGCAACCTGATCTCCGACGCGATGGAAAAAGTCGGCAAGGACGGGGTGATCACCGTTGAAGAGTCAAAGGGGATCGAAACCACCCTGGACGTTGTTGAAGGGATGCAGTTCGACAAGGGATACGCTTCGCCTTACATGGTGACCGACCGTGAACGGATGGAATGCGTCCTTGAAGACGCTTACCTGCTGATCACCGACAAAAAGATCAGCGCGATCAAGGATCTTTTACCGTCGCTGGAGAAGGTTGTCCAGATGGGTAAACCGCTCCTGATCCTGGCCGATGAGATCGAAGGGGAAGCGCTGGCGACCCTGGTGGTCAACAAACTGCGCGGCACCATTAACGCCGTCGCGGTCAAGGCCCCTGGTTTCGGCGACCGGCGGAAAGCGATGCTCGATGATATCGCGGTCCTGACCGGCGGCGAAGTCGTGGCCGAAGAGAAGGGGATGAACCTGGAGACCGTTAACGAAGCGTGGTTGGGCCGGGCCAAAAAAGTGGTTGTCCGCAAAGAGGATACCACCATCATTGAAGGGGCCGGCACCGCCAAAGCGGTCAAAGAACGGATCGCCCAGATCAAGAAAGAGATCGAAGCTTCCGATTCTTCCTATGATAAGGAAAAGCTTCAGGAAAGGCTGGCCAAGCTCTCTGGCGGCGTCGCGGTCATCAAGGCCGGGGCGGCGACCGAGACCGAGCTGAAGGAAAAGAAGCACCGGATCGAAGATGCCCTGTCGGCGACCCGTGCCGCGGTTGAAGAAGGGATCATTCCGGGCGGCGGCTGTGCCTTTGTCCACATTGTTTCCGAGCCGAAGTCGAAACTGATGGATCTTTGGGCCACAGCCCAGGGAGACGAAAAAGTCGGCGTGGCGATCGTGGTCAGGGCGCTCGAAGAGCCGCTCAAACAGATCGCTTTCAATGCCGGACTGGAAGGGTCTGTTGTGGTTGAACGGGTCAAGAAAGAGAAGGCCGGGATCGGTTTCAACGCCCAGTCGCTTGAATATACTGACATGTTCAAGGCGGGGATCGTTGATCCGCTCAAGGTTACCCGCTCTGCCCTGCAGAATGCCGCTTCGATCGCTTCCATGCTCCTGACCACCGAAGCTTTGGTGGCCGAGAAGCCGGAAGAGGAAAAGAAGGCGGCCGCTCCCGCGATGCCGGGGGGCGGTTACGGCGACATGATGTAAGCAAGGAATCTAGGCATCAGGGATCAAGGAATCAAGGGGGGCCCCGTTTAAGCGGGGCCCCTATTTTTTCTCACCCCGGTTGACATAGTGTGGCCTCGTTGCTATAATCCTTGTGCAATCATAAGGAAGTAAAATTTGTTGAAATGAGTGGGATTTTCTTCCCACTTTTGCGTTTATAGGGGGAAAAATGAAGATCGATAATTTTAACGCGATGCTTGAAGAGATCCAGCGGGAGCGGGGCCTTTCCAAAGAGGTCCTGCTAGACACTATTCGGGCTTCGCTTCTTTCGGCGGCTAAGAAAAGATTTGCCGAAGGGGACAATATTGACGTACAGATCTCCGATACCGGGGAAGTTAAGCTCATGAAGATAGTCGAAGGGGAAGAGCCGGAAGATGTTACTCCGGCGGATTTTAGCCGTTTCGCGGCGCAGACCGCCAAACAGGTGATCATCCAGCGGCTCCGGGAAGCGGAAAAAGAAGAAACCTTTGATGAATTCACCAAAAAACAGGGGGAGATCATTAACGGGATCGTCCAAAGGAAAGAATTTGGCGGGTATCTGGTCAATCTGGGACGGCTGGAAACCATTTTACCGGTCACCGAGCAGATCCCTGGTGAAGTATTTCGCGAACGGGACCGGGTAAAATTCTATGTTGTTGAAACCAAAAGGAGCTCAAAAGGCCCTTTGGTAATAATTTCCCGCTCTCACCCAAACCTGATCAAACGATTGTTTGAAATGGAGATCCCGGAGATCAAAGAAGGGATCCTGGAGATCAAAGGAATTGCCAGGGAGCCGGGGAAGCGGACCAAGGTCGCCATCTTTTCCAACGACCCGAACGTTGGCGCGGTCGGAACCTGCGTCGGCAAAATGGGCCAGCGGATCCAAAACATTGTCCGCGAACTGGGGCCGGAGCGGATTGACATTGTCGAATGGAGCGATGATCAAAAGAGATTCATCTCCAACTCCCTTAGCCCGGCCAAAGTTAACCTGGTTGAATTGAACGAAGCGGAAAAGAGCGCCCGGGTCCATGTTGCCGATAAAGAGGTCTCGCTGGCGATCGGTAAAGAGGGACAGAACGTCCGGTTGGCCGTTAAACTGACCGGCTGGAAGATCGACCTGATCTCTGAAGGACGGGAAGAGAAGCCCTCCGAAACTCCGACCGAATCATACAAAGTGCATGAACTGGCCAAAGAGCTGGAGATGACCAGCAACGACCTGGTCCTGAAACTCCGGGAGATGGGTTTTTCCGTAAAAGCGGCCAACTCGACCGTTCCGCCTGAAGCGGTAGCGGCGATCAAGGGCCAAAAGAAGGAGGGCTAAGTGGCAAAAATTAGAGTCAGCGCATTAGCCAAGGAACTAAAAACTACTTCAAAAGAGCTGTTGGTCATTCTCAAGACCCTGGGAATCGAAGCTAAAACAGCAACGTCTTCAATTGAAGAGGCCGAAGCGGAAAAGGTCAGGAATCAGGGGAAAAAAGAGAAAGCTCCCAAAAAAACAGAGAAACCGACCAAAGTTGAAAAGCCTAAAAAAAGTAAAGAAGACAAAGCACCTCCAGTTGTTGCTAAACCGGTTGTTGCCAAAGAAGCGCCAAAACCGGCAGCAGTAAAACCAGTTCCTCCAAAACCAGCGCCAAAGCCAGTTCCGCCGCCACCGCCGCCACCACCGCCACCCCCTCCAGCCCCGGTGGTTGTCCAAAAACCGGTTGTCCCCGTCGTACCGCCAAAACCGACCGTGCCGGCGATCGTGATCACCAGCGATGATATTTCGGTGAAAGACCTGTCTGATAAATTACAGATCAAAGCGTCAGACCTTATCAAAGAACTGATGAAAAAAGGGATGATGGTGACCATCAATCAACGGATCGCCTCTGAAGTGGCAAAAGAAGTCGGCATAGCCCTTGGCCGGGAGATCGAGCTTAAAGCGGCGCAGGAAGTGACCGTTACCCACCGGACGCATAACATTGAAAAACGGGCCCTCCGGCCGCCGGTAGTGACCGTCATGGGACACGTTGACCACGGGAAGACCAAACTGCTTGACGCGATCAGAAAAACCAAAGTTGCCGAAAGCGAAGCGGGCGGCATTACCCAGCATATTGGAGCCTACCAGGTCAACGTTCAGGGACGCAAGGTAACCTTTTTAGATACCCCCGGCCACGAAGCGTTCACCGCTCTTAGAGCGCGCGGCGCGAAAGTGACCGATATCGTTATTCTGGTCGTTGCGGCCGATGACGGGGTCAAGCCGCAAACGATCGAAGCGATCAACCATGCCAAAGCGGCCGGGGTGCCGATCATTGTGGCGATCAATAAAATTGATAAACCCGACGCTAATCCTGACAAGGTCAAAGCCCAGCTGGCTGAATATGGCCTGGCGCCGGAAGATTGGGGAGGTCAAACGGTGACCGTGCCGGTTTCGGCCAAACAACTGACCGGGATCGACGAACTTCTGGAAATGGTCCTGCTGGTTGCCGACCTGGCGGAGCTCAAAGCCGATCCGGAAGCCAAGCCGATGGGGGTGGTCATTGAATCGCGGCTCGATAAGGGACGCGGACCGGTGGCGACCTTGCTGGTCAAGAACGGGACATTGAAGATCGGCGATATATTTGTGGTCGGTTCGACTTACGGCAGGGTCCGGGCGTTGTTCACCGATAAAGGGGCCAGGCTGGAAAAAGCCGGGCCGGCGATGCCGGTCGAGCTGCTTGGCTGTACCGAGGTGCCGGCTTCAGGGGATGTGTTGGAGTGGATGTCGACCGAGAAAGAGGCTCGCCAGATCGCCGAGGATCGGAAGCATTCGCAGGGGAAAGCATCGCGGACCAAGGTTGTTTCGCTGGAAGATTTTTCCAAACATATCAAAGAGGGGGAGAACAAAGACCTTCCTCTCCTTATTAAAGCGGACGTGCAGGGGTCAATTGACGCGATTACCCAGTCGCTCCAGGACGCGAAAGTCGGAAATATCGGGGTCCACATTGTTCACGCCGGGGTTGGCGGGATCAATGAATCTGACATCATGCTGGCCAAAGCTTCCGGCGCGATCCTGGCCGGCTTTAACGTCGGCTTTGAAGGGAATTCGGAGGTCTTGAGCCTGGATGAAGGGGTTGAGGTCCGCAAATATAACATTATTTATAATTTGATCGACGATGTTAAACTGGCCATGGAAGGGATCCTGGAGCCGGAGTACGAAGAAGTGGTCATTGGCCACGCCGAAGTCCGCCAGCTATTCTCGTTCTCCAAGGTCGGGGCGATCGCCGGCTGTTTTATTACCGATGGCAAGATGGTGCGCGGGGCCGGGATGCGGATAACGCGCGGCAAAGACAAGATCTATGAAGGAAAGCTTGAAGCGCTCAAACGATTCAAGGACGATGTCAAGCAGGTGGAACAAAACTATGAATGCGGCATCTCGATCAATGGATATAACGACTTTAAGGTTGGAGATGTTGTTGAAGCTTTTGAGGTCAGAGAAAAACCGCGTAAAAGATGACCAGACAAGAAAGAGTTGAAGAATTGATCCGGGAAGAGATCAGTACGATCATCCGCGAGGATGTCAATGATCCCCGGATCGGTTTTGTCAGCATTACCAAAGTTGAGGTCTCCCCCGACCTGCGCAACGCTAATATCCACGTCAGTATTTTTGGCGATGAAAATCAAAAGGCGGAAGCGATGGACGGGTTGAACTCTGCCACCAGGTTTATCCGCGGCGCGCTGGGGAACCGGATCGATTTCCGGGTGACCCCCGAGATCCGTTTTGTCCGGGACGATTCGCTGGAGAAAGGGAGCAATGTCTTAAACCTTATCCGAAAGCTGAAAAATGAAAAACCAAATAAAAGAGCTTCTAAAAAAGGTTAATACCGTACTGATCGCCGGGCACAGCGACCCCGACGGCGACTCGATCGGCTCTATGCTCGGGCTTGGGTTTATGCTGGAGCAGCTTGGTAAAACAGTCCATTATTTTTGCGTCGATTCTGTCCCCCGCGTTTACGCTTTTCTGCCTGGAATAGACAAGATCAAGAAAAATCTCTCTCCCGGCCAGACTTATGATGTTCTTTTTGTGGTTGATTCGTCCGACCTGTCGCGGATCGGCGACAAGTTGACCGACTTCCGGCAGACCGCCAAGACGATCGTCAACATCGACCATCATCCAGATAATACTAATTTTGGCGATATTAATCTTGTCGTTGCCGCTTCTTCGACTTCGGAAGTGATCTTTGACCTGGCCCTCTTTCTCAAGAGCAAGATAGACCAAAAGATCGCCGAATGTCTTTATGTCGCCCTGATCACAGACACGGGTAATTTCCGTTACGAGAACACCACGGCCAAGACCTTCCAGATGGCGGCCGAACTTATGAAGTGTGGGATCAAGACCAATGAGATAACCACCAGGATCTACGATACCCGGACGATCAAAGCGGTCAAGATCACGGCGCTGGCGATGTCGAATGTCAAATTTGCCGGTGATGGTAAGATCTGCTGGACGGCGGTCAACGAAGAGATGATGGAGCAGGTTGGCGCCCTGGGGGAAGACCTGGTCGGGATCGTCGATTGCCTTCGATCGATCGAGGGAGTGGAGGTGGCGATCTTTTTCCGCGAGAAGGACGAACTCGTAAAAATGAACTTCCGCTCCAAGAAACGGGTCAATGTTTCCGAGATCGCCAGGAAATTTGGCGGCGGTGGACACGTCAAGGCGGCCGGGGCGGTGATGAACGGCAAACTGGAAAAAGTGGAAGCGCTGGTCATTGCCGAGGCAGAAAAACAAATCTCGTCTCTGAAGTATTTGGTATGACCTCGCCGGACGGGATCATTATCGTTGATAAGCCCGC
It contains:
- the hisA gene encoding 1-(5-phosphoribosyl)-5-[(5-phosphoribosylamino)methylideneamino]imidazole-4-carboxamide isomerase, with the translated sequence MKFEVIPAIDLLQGKCVRLKQGNYGSETIYSAEPLEVAARWVAAGAKRLHVVDLDGAKTGIAANIDIIKAIIKEVAVPIQIGGGVRNFNLISDLLKFGADRVILGTTAIKNPNLLGNVCEKFGDKIAVAIDAKGNFAAAEGWMYVSKKDTLTLAKEAIGLGVKRFVFTDISRDGMLEGPNIDSIKKFMDGVKVPVIASGGVSTKEDVEKLKAVGAEGCIVGKALYDGKLQLEEIL
- the nusA gene encoding transcription termination factor NusA, whose product is MKIDNFNAMLEEIQRERGLSKEVLLDTIRASLLSAAKKRFAEGDNIDVQISDTGEVKLMKIVEGEEPEDVTPADFSRFAAQTAKQVIIQRLREAEKEETFDEFTKKQGEIINGIVQRKEFGGYLVNLGRLETILPVTEQIPGEVFRERDRVKFYVVETKRSSKGPLVIISRSHPNLIKRLFEMEIPEIKEGILEIKGIAREPGKRTKVAIFSNDPNVGAVGTCVGKMGQRIQNIVRELGPERIDIVEWSDDQKRFISNSLSPAKVNLVELNEAEKSARVHVADKEVSLAIGKEGQNVRLAVKLTGWKIDLISEGREEKPSETPTESYKVHELAKELEMTSNDLVLKLREMGFSVKAANSTVPPEAVAAIKGQKKEG
- the infB gene encoding translation initiation factor IF-2; protein product: MAKIRVSALAKELKTTSKELLVILKTLGIEAKTATSSIEEAEAEKVRNQGKKEKAPKKTEKPTKVEKPKKSKEDKAPPVVAKPVVAKEAPKPAAVKPVPPKPAPKPVPPPPPPPPPPPPAPVVVQKPVVPVVPPKPTVPAIVITSDDISVKDLSDKLQIKASDLIKELMKKGMMVTINQRIASEVAKEVGIALGREIELKAAQEVTVTHRTHNIEKRALRPPVVTVMGHVDHGKTKLLDAIRKTKVAESEAGGITQHIGAYQVNVQGRKVTFLDTPGHEAFTALRARGAKVTDIVILVVAADDGVKPQTIEAINHAKAAGVPIIVAINKIDKPDANPDKVKAQLAEYGLAPEDWGGQTVTVPVSAKQLTGIDELLEMVLLVADLAELKADPEAKPMGVVIESRLDKGRGPVATLLVKNGTLKIGDIFVVGSTYGRVRALFTDKGARLEKAGPAMPVELLGCTEVPASGDVLEWMSTEKEARQIAEDRKHSQGKASRTKVVSLEDFSKHIKEGENKDLPLLIKADVQGSIDAITQSLQDAKVGNIGVHIVHAGVGGINESDIMLAKASGAILAGFNVGFEGNSEVLSLDEGVEVRKYNIIYNLIDDVKLAMEGILEPEYEEVVIGHAEVRQLFSFSKVGAIAGCFITDGKMVRGAGMRITRGKDKIYEGKLEALKRFKDDVKQVEQNYECGISINGYNDFKVGDVVEAFEVREKPRKR
- a CDS encoding ROK family protein; amino-acid sequence: MFIGVDLGGTKIAAALVSATGKIVTDVNIPTEASKGKTHVLGAINKAIRHLIQTSPEPVKAIGLGVPGPILYEKGIVIGPPNLPGWKRVNLKKILEKEFSRPVFIDNDANCAALAEARFGAGVGRRHFIYITVSTGIGGGIIINGQLYRGANGSAGEFGHMIIDSQGFTCGCGNVGCFEAMASGTAVRKRAGMDGASVELAARQGDKKALAVINETAHYLAIGISNLVNIFNPELVILGGGVSKMRELLLNPVRKEFKKYALYLPAKSVKIVRAKLGTNAGILGAAALCL
- the hisH gene encoding imidazole glycerol phosphate synthase subunit HisH, translating into MSIAIIDYGAGNLRSVEKALQKLGFNSEITSDKSAIRGSKGIILPGVGSFDPAIAQLRSLGLESVIEEAIISGKPFLGICLGMQHLFESSEEGKLGGMGILKGKAVRFDLSKHPELSVPHMGWNRLLVKRRSPIMAGIDDGSMVYFAHTYHVKPKDDIIISTTTDYGYDFASSVWKDNLFGIQFHPEKSGEIGLVILKNFGGLCK
- the rbfA gene encoding 30S ribosome-binding factor RbfA, with the translated sequence MTRQERVEELIREEISTIIREDVNDPRIGFVSITKVEVSPDLRNANIHVSIFGDENQKAEAMDGLNSATRFIRGALGNRIDFRVTPEIRFVRDDSLEKGSNVLNLIRKLKNEKPNKRASKKG
- a CDS encoding bifunctional oligoribonuclease/PAP phosphatase NrnA; its protein translation is MKNQIKELLKKVNTVLIAGHSDPDGDSIGSMLGLGFMLEQLGKTVHYFCVDSVPRVYAFLPGIDKIKKNLSPGQTYDVLFVVDSSDLSRIGDKLTDFRQTAKTIVNIDHHPDNTNFGDINLVVAASSTSEVIFDLALFLKSKIDQKIAECLYVALITDTGNFRYENTTAKTFQMAAELMKCGIKTNEITTRIYDTRTIKAVKITALAMSNVKFAGDGKICWTAVNEEMMEQVGALGEDLVGIVDCLRSIEGVEVAIFFREKDELVKMNFRSKKRVNVSEIARKFGGGGHVKAAGAVMNGKLEKVEALVIAEAEKQISSLKYLV
- the groES gene encoding co-chaperone GroES, with protein sequence MVKAKLTPIGDKIVVKQAPEEVKTKSGIVLPDTAKEKPSEGTVVAVGSGRYENGQKVAPEVKVGDKVIYSKYGGTEVKINEEEYIILSERDILAIKA
- the groL gene encoding chaperonin GroEL (60 kDa chaperone family; promotes refolding of misfolded polypeptides especially under stressful conditions; forms two stacked rings of heptamers to form a barrel-shaped 14mer; ends can be capped by GroES; misfolded proteins enter the barrel where they are refolded when GroES binds) encodes the protein MGAKEILFGDEAWKKLERGVAKVANVVKVTLGPRGRNVVLEKKWGSPTITNDGVTIAKEIDLEDPFENMGAQLLREVASKTNDIAGDGTTTATVLGHIIFKEGLKNVVSGANPMSIKRGIQMAVDMAIEDLKEIKKSVNSKESIAQVATISANNDPEIGNLISDAMEKVGKDGVITVEESKGIETTLDVVEGMQFDKGYASPYMVTDRERMECVLEDAYLLITDKKISAIKDLLPSLEKVVQMGKPLLILADEIEGEALATLVVNKLRGTINAVAVKAPGFGDRRKAMLDDIAVLTGGEVVAEEKGMNLETVNEAWLGRAKKVVVRKEDTTIIEGAGTAKAVKERIAQIKKEIEASDSSYDKEKLQERLAKLSGGVAVIKAGAATETELKEKKHRIEDALSATRAAVEEGIIPGGGCAFVHIVSEPKSKLMDLWATAQGDEKVGVAIVVRALEEPLKQIAFNAGLEGSVVVERVKKEKAGIGFNAQSLEYTDMFKAGIVDPLKVTRSALQNAASIASMLLTTEALVAEKPEEEKKAAAPAMPGGGYGDMM